TCGCTTGCATCGTTTGTGTTGGTTTCCGCGTTTCTTTCGGGATACAGCCTGCGCAAATTGCACATTGAGCGGGAAGCGCCCGCGGCCGCTCATCGCGACGAAGCCTTCGCGCTGACCATACGCATCGAGAATCGAAGGCGTATTCTGCCGTCCATCAGCGTGCGCGTGGAGAATGCGGACGCGCCAGGCGTTTCCATCGGATACGTCATGGCAATTCCCGGCAAGCACACGGCCATTGTGCGCACCAACGGGAAATTCGAGAAGCGCGGCGTCTATGAATTGCCGGACATTGTCCTGGTCACATCATTCCCGTTTGGGCTGATCGAGTCACGGAGACGTATCCGCGATCCCCATGAAATTGTCGTGTATCCGCGCGTGCACGCCGTGAGGACCGCCGTCGTCGAAAAGTCGCGCGCAACAGGGGAAATACCGCAAATCTCCCGCGGCGCAGGAGATGAATTCTTCAGCCTGCGCGACTACATTCCCGGCGATGACTTGCGTCACATCGCGTGGCGCGCTTCCGCGCGAAGCGGAACCT
This DNA window, taken from Candidatus Hydrogenedentota bacterium, encodes the following:
- a CDS encoding DUF58 domain-containing protein, which produces MSIFTRFRRRRMLRGGQVFLVTAVLILLAAWNTGNNLYYLLFGSLASFVLVSAFLSGYSLRKLHIEREAPAAAHRDEAFALTIRIENRRRILPSISVRVENADAPGVSIGYVMAIPGKHTAIVRTNGKFEKRGVYELPDIVLVTSFPFGLIESRRRIRDPHEIVVYPRVHAVRTAVVEKSRATGEIPQISRGAGDEFFSLRDYIPGDDLRHIAWRASARSGTLLVKELEKQATRRVVFVFDSRRVDLPDFDDHFEQAIELVASLAQSLLNRQYAVALVTSSLSVGEGEGQAHALKILDALARLNPSEGDTPDPFLHSEYLQENRRVTYLFISPDPLQWGQYGALGQNRVLDPREVIHA